CGTTCTGGTGGTGGGCATCGTGATCGGCATCATCGTCGTTCAGAAGTACCACGGGCAGCCGGAGGAAGAGGTGCTGGATGAAGTGATAACCTCTCCGGCCGACCCCACGGCAACGCAGCCGCTTACGACCGATAGTACCATACAGGTCACGCCCAAAGTGACGCCTCCTGCGGAGCCTTTGCCGCCGGTGAAGCTGAGCCAGCGCTCGAAGGTGCTCGCCACCGAGTTCCGTTGCCCTTGCAGATGCGGTCACATGCTCATCGAATGCAACTGCGCGAAAGTGCCCGGCCAGCGTGACGCCAAGGCGCTCCTGCAGGCGCTCGTGGATCAGGAGAAACCAAGCGACGAGATCCGCCGGGCCATGAGTGAACGCTTCGGCGACGACATCATTATCCAATAAGGGACATTCCGTGAGCGGCGCGGCGACAGCAGCCTGCGCTCTTTCGTCACTTCCGAGTACCAAGTCATGCGGCACATGTGCAACCTCGAGTCGGTCATCACTTACGAGGGCACCCACGACATTCACACCCTCATCCTCGGCAGGGCGTTTACGGGCATAGGCGCCTTCTCGTAGGGTTTTTCCCCGAATCCGCCGAGGAGCGCGGCGGACACTTCCATGACGCCAGGCCCTTTTCCCGTTGCGTTTGCGCGCCGTTGCGCTTATCCTAGAGGGGTCATGGCCGTTACGAAAGACGACGTTCGGCACATCGCGAAGCTCGCGAAGCTGGCGCTCTCCGGGGATGAGCTTGAGCGCCTCACGCGCGAGCTTGCCTCCATTCTCGAACACATCCGCGTGCTGGAGAAAGCCCCTCTCGAAGGGCTCGAGCCGGTCGCGCACGCCCTCGACGTCGTCTGCCCCGCGCGCGACGATACGACGGAAAGCTCGCTCCCGCGCGAGGAGGCGCTTCAAAACGCGCCCGAGCAGGAGGGCGGCGCGTTCAAGGTTCCGGAGGTCATCGAATCCTCGTGAGCAACACCCCGCTTGCCACGCTCTCCGAGCGCCTGCAGAAAAAGGAGACGACGTGCGTCGCCCTGGCGGAGGAGGCGCTCGCGCGAATCGAGGAGGTCAACCCGAAGCTCAACGCCTTTATCACGGTGATGCGCGACGAGGCTCTCGCCCGGGCCCGGGCGCTCGACGAGGAGCTCCGCGCGGGCAAGTCGCGCGGACCGCTTCACGGCGTCCCGACGGCGCTCAAGGACAACCTCTGCACGCGCGGCGTGCGGATGACGTGCGCCTCGAAGATTCTGGAGAATTTCGTCCCGCCCTACAACGCGACCTCGGTGGCGCGCGCCGAGGAGGCGGGCGCCGTCTTCGTCGGAAAAACCAATATGGACGAGTTCGCCATGGGCTCCTCGACCGAGCACAGCGCCTTCGGCGCGGCGCACAACCCCTGGGATCTGGAAAGAGTCACGGGAGGCTCGAGCGGCGGGAGCGCCGCGGCCGTGGCCTCGGGATGCGCGCCGGTCGCGCTCGGCTCCGACACGGGCGGCTCCATCCGGCAGCCCGCCGCGTTCTGTGGCGTCGTCGGCATGAAGCCCACGTACGGCCGCATCTCGCGCTACGGGCTGGTCGCGTTCGCCTCCTCCCTCGACCAGATCGGCCCCTTCGCACGGAGCGTGCACGACGCGGCTACGCTTCTCGCCGCCGTCGCGGGGCGCGACCCGCGCGATTCCACGTCCGTCGAGGTCGAGGCGGATTTTCTTGAGGGAATCGACCGGGGCGTGAAGGACCTCAAGGTTGGCCTCGTCGAGGAGGGCTTCGGCGAGGGCGTGGCCCCGGAGGTGCGGCAGGGCATCGAGCGGGCCGCGGAGATCCTCGGCGGCCTGGGCGCGCGCGTGGAGCGCCTTTCGCTTCCTTCCATCTCCTACGCGATTCCGACCTACTATCTTCTTTGCACGTCGGAGGCGAGCTCGAACCTCGCCCGCTACGACGGGGTGCGCTACGGCCGCCGCGCCCCGGAGGCGGGAAACGTCGAGGAGCTCTACGTCCGCTCCCGGAGCGAGGGGTTCGGCCCCGAGGTGAAGCGCCGCATCATGCTCGGCACCTACGCGCTGAGCGCCGGGTACTACGACGCTTACTACGCCCGCGCGCAGCGGGGGCGGCGCCTCATCGCGAACGATTTCAACGAGAAGTTCGAGCGCGTGCGTGTGCTGCTTCTTCCCTCGACGCCCACGCCGGCGTTCCGCCTCGGGGAAAACATCGACGACCCCCTCCAGATGTACCTCTGCGACATCTTCACCGTCTCGATCAACCTTGGCGGCCTGCCGGGGCTTTCGATGCCTTGCGGCAAGACCTCGGAAGGTCTGCCACTGGGAGTTCAACTCGTGGCGCCCGCGTTTCAGGAGGCCACGCTCTTCCGCACGGCGCAGGCCCTCGAGAAAGGAATTTCCTTCGCCTACGAGGGGATGGCGGTCTAGGGGAGCAGCGTGCCGTAGCTCAGCCGCCGGCCGGGATCGGCCTTCGCCCGAAAGGGGTTTATTCGTGATTTACCTTGACCGCATCACGACCACGCCGCTCGACGAGCGCGTCTTTCGCACCATGGAGCCCTACCTGCGCGAGCACTGGGGGAGTCCCTCGAACCTCGGCCGCGCGGGCGACGCTCCGGCCGCTGCGCTTGAGAAGGCGCGCGCCGACGTCTCGGCGCTCGTTGGAAGCAAGGCAGAGGAGATCTTCTTCACCTCGGGCGGCGCGGAGGCCTCGAACTGGGCGATCAAGGGCCTGCTGCGCCACCCGCGCGTCGCCGGGCGGCGCGTCCTTGCTTCCCCCGTCGAGAACCTGCACGTCCGGCACCCCCTCGAGCGCATGCGCCGCGAGGGCTTCGACGTCTCGTGGCTTTCGGTCGACTCCGAGGGGCGGGTGAATCCGGACGAGGTTCAGAAAACGCTGCGGCGGGAGAAAGCGGCGCTCGTGGCGCTGGTGGCTGCAAGCGGCGAGGCGGGCACGCTCGAGCCCCTCGTCGGTGTGGGACGAATCGCGCGCGAGGCCGGCGCCGCCTTTTTCGTGGACGCAACCCATGCGGCCGGGCACGTTCCGCTCGATGTCCGTGAGATGAACATCGACCTTCTGAGCCTTTCGGCGCACTACTTCTACGGGCCGAAGGGCGCGGGCGCGCTCTTCAGGCGGGAGGGCCTCTCCCTTCTGCCTCTCGTCGAGGGCGGAGCCCAGGAAGAGGGCCTTCGCGCCGGGACGCCGAACGTGGCTGGCTGCGCTGGCCTGGGGGAGGCGGCGCGCCTCGCGCGCGAGGAGGCGGACTCGCGCGGCACGCACCTCGGATCACTCGCGCGGGAAATCCGCGCGGTGCTCCAATCCCTCGACGGCCTCTCGTTAACGGGTCACCCCGTGGAGCGCCTGCCCGGCCACGAGAGCTTCTGTGTGGAAGGGGTGGACGGTGAGGCGCTTCTCGTTCTGCTGAACGAAGAGGGCGTCACGGCCTCGAGCGGCTCGGTGTGCTCCTCTGAGATTGGAAAGCCCTCGCATGTGCTTCAGGCCATGGGGCTTCCGCCCGAGCGCATCAAGAGCTCGCTTGTCCTTGCACCCCTCAAGAGCACGACGAGGGAGGAGGTGCTTGAGGCGATGCGGATTCTCAAGCACTGCGTGGAGCGCCTCCGCGCCTAGGCGCGGCAGCGGGCGGGATTTCTACTGGATTTCTACTGGAGCGTGAACCGAACGATCACATTGAACTGCAAGCTGATGGGCCTGCCGTGAAGGGTGCTGGGCTCGTACTTCCACTTCCAGACGGCCTCGACGGCCTCTTCGGTCATCCCGAGCGGTCCTCCTTGGACGACTACCACATCGGCGACGTTTCCCCTTTCGTCAACGGTAACATTCAGGAAGACATTGCCCTCCAGGCCCACCCGCTTGGCCTCGTCGGGGTAATCCGGCTCGACGCGGTAAACGCACTTCGGTGGCGTGGTGCCTGCCATGCCCGCGACGAGGGCGCCGACGGGCGCGGGCGGCCCGTCGGGAATGCCGATCATGACCTCCACGCCCGGCGGGATGATAATTTCCGGAGGCTCCGGCTCGCGGATGGGCTCCGGCTCGTCCGGCGTGGGGTCGGGAACGATCACGCGAACTTTCTTCTCCTTCTTTGCGGGAGGAGGGGGAATCTTGGGCGGGGGAACGATCCTGAGGACCTTCATCACGGCCTTTTTGACCAGCTTCTTTTCCATAACCACTTCTTTACTCTCAATGAGGAAGAACAAGGGGAGCAGAAGATGGAACAGGACGGCGACGATGGTAACGCGCTTGATGCGGTTGGGCGCCTTGGGGTCGATCGCGAGGAGGAGATTAAGGTCTACCTTCGAGGAAGGCGACTCTTTGCCTTCGGCCGCCGGCCGGGAAGTGTTACCGGATTTCTCTTCGTCCGCCATGGCTTAAAACTCCCCCAGCACTTGCTGGATCTCGTAAAGCTCCGCCAGGGAGGGAATCGAAATTTTCCGCACCCAGAAGCCGTGGCTCTCCTCCTTCGCCGTGCGCAGGGTGTCGTAGGCCGCGAGCATAGCCCCGTAGTCCGCCATGGGGTCGGTGTGGATCATCACGGGCTTATCGGGCCAGCCGATGCCTTCCGTGAGCTTGGGCGCCAGGTACCCCAGCAGGTCCTTGAGCTCCATGGGGCGGCGGTCCACTTCGTAGCTTCCGTCCGGGAACACCTTGATGTAGACCGCCTCCTCGCGCTCGATGGCCTTCGGCACCTCCTCCTTTTTGGGGAGCTCGTAGTCGAGGCCGCGGGTGATGCTGAACACGGCGGTCACCATGAAGAAGACAATCAGAAGGAACGCGATGTCGGCCATCGAGGCCGTGGGAATTTCAGGGGAAACGAATCCTTTCTTCCTGAAGCGCATGGGGTCAGCTCCTGACGTCTTCCACGGTTTTCTGGGCGGAGAGGAAATAGATGTTCCGCGCCTCGGCTTCCTTGAGCATCT
The DNA window shown above is from Acidobacteriota bacterium and carries:
- the gatA gene encoding Asp-tRNA(Asn)/Glu-tRNA(Gln) amidotransferase subunit GatA gives rise to the protein MSNTPLATLSERLQKKETTCVALAEEALARIEEVNPKLNAFITVMRDEALARARALDEELRAGKSRGPLHGVPTALKDNLCTRGVRMTCASKILENFVPPYNATSVARAEEAGAVFVGKTNMDEFAMGSSTEHSAFGAAHNPWDLERVTGGSSGGSAAAVASGCAPVALGSDTGGSIRQPAAFCGVVGMKPTYGRISRYGLVAFASSLDQIGPFARSVHDAATLLAAVAGRDPRDSTSVEVEADFLEGIDRGVKDLKVGLVEEGFGEGVAPEVRQGIERAAEILGGLGARVERLSLPSISYAIPTYYLLCTSEASSNLARYDGVRYGRRAPEAGNVEELYVRSRSEGFGPEVKRRIMLGTYALSAGYYDAYYARAQRGRRLIANDFNEKFERVRVLLLPSTPTPAFRLGENIDDPLQMYLCDIFTVSINLGGLPGLSMPCGKTSEGLPLGVQLVAPAFQEATLFRTAQALEKGISFAYEGMAV
- a CDS encoding energy transducer TonB, with the protein product MADEEKSGNTSRPAAEGKESPSSKVDLNLLLAIDPKAPNRIKRVTIVAVLFHLLLPLFFLIESKEVVMEKKLVKKAVMKVLRIVPPPKIPPPPAKKEKKVRVIVPDPTPDEPEPIREPEPPEIIIPPGVEVMIGIPDGPPAPVGALVAGMAGTTPPKCVYRVEPDYPDEAKRVGLEGNVFLNVTVDERGNVADVVVVQGGPLGMTEEAVEAVWKWKYEPSTLHGRPISLQFNVIVRFTLQ
- a CDS encoding cysteine desulfurase, producing MIYLDRITTTPLDERVFRTMEPYLREHWGSPSNLGRAGDAPAAALEKARADVSALVGSKAEEIFFTSGGAEASNWAIKGLLRHPRVAGRRVLASPVENLHVRHPLERMRREGFDVSWLSVDSEGRVNPDEVQKTLRREKAALVALVAASGEAGTLEPLVGVGRIAREAGAAFFVDATHAAGHVPLDVREMNIDLLSLSAHYFYGPKGAGALFRREGLSLLPLVEGGAQEEGLRAGTPNVAGCAGLGEAARLAREEADSRGTHLGSLAREIRAVLQSLDGLSLTGHPVERLPGHESFCVEGVDGEALLVLLNEEGVTASSGSVCSSEIGKPSHVLQAMGLPPERIKSSLVLAPLKSTTREEVLEAMRILKHCVERLRA
- a CDS encoding cytochrome c-type biogenesis protein CcmH, translating into MYQIINLVAVLVVGIVIGIIVVQKYHGQPEEEVLDEVITSPADPTATQPLTTDSTIQVTPKVTPPAEPLPPVKLSQRSKVLATEFRCPCRCGHMLIECNCAKVPGQRDAKALLQALVDQEKPSDEIRRAMSERFGDDIIIQ
- the gatC gene encoding Asp-tRNA(Asn)/Glu-tRNA(Gln) amidotransferase subunit GatC; the encoded protein is MAVTKDDVRHIAKLAKLALSGDELERLTRELASILEHIRVLEKAPLEGLEPVAHALDVVCPARDDTTESSLPREEALQNAPEQEGGAFKVPEVIESS
- a CDS encoding biopolymer transporter ExbD → MRFRKKGFVSPEIPTASMADIAFLLIVFFMVTAVFSITRGLDYELPKKEEVPKAIEREEAVYIKVFPDGSYEVDRRPMELKDLLGYLAPKLTEGIGWPDKPVMIHTDPMADYGAMLAAYDTLRTAKEESHGFWVRKISIPSLAELYEIQQVLGEF